AAATAGTGTGCCTGAAGCACCAGCTCCGAATGATGCGCCCATATCAGCGCCTTTACCCTGCTGGATTAGGATTAGACCGATAAGGCCTATCGCTACCAATAAATAAACTACTATAAGAACTTCGTACATGTTACGCGCTCATTGCTATGGTACATAAACTTAAAAACTCCGACGAGTTTAAGCTAGCACCGCCTATCAGTCCACCATCAACATCAGGTTGCGCAAAAATATCTGCGGCGTTATTCGGTGTCACACTGCCACCGTATAGAATTCTGATGTTCTCTCCAATAAATGGAGACACTTCAGAGAGGCGGCTGCGAATAAACGCATGAACTTCTTGTGCCTGCTCTGGTGTAGCGCTCTTACCTGTACCTACTGCCCATAAAGGTTCGTAAGCGATAATCGCGTTATCAAAAGCCATGGTACCGTTTTTTTCAATAACTACGTCTAGCTCTTCAGCGATCACCTCAAAGGTACGTCGTGCTTCACGAGCTGGACCTGACTCACCAACACATAGGATTGGAGTCAAACCGTGCTTCTGCGCAGCTGCGAATTTTTCAGCTACGATGTTACTGGTTTCGCCATACATGCGACGACGTTCTGAGTGACCGATAATCACATATCGAC
This DNA window, taken from Shewanella maritima, encodes the following:
- the tpiA gene encoding triose-phosphate isomerase — protein: MALRRPMVAGNWKMNGSAQLAQELFKKFAAKLQNDSAEVVLCPPTIYLESVRQLLEDNKQTLDGALVRMGAQNVSQHDFGAYTGEISGQMLKDSGCRYVIIGHSERRRMYGETSNIVAEKFAAAQKHGLTPILCVGESGPAREARRTFEVIAEELDVVIEKNGTMAFDNAIIAYEPLWAVGTGKSATPEQAQEVHAFIRSRLSEVSPFIGENIRILYGGSVTPNNAADIFAQPDVDGGLIGGASLNSSEFLSLCTIAMSA